A part of Arachis hypogaea cultivar Tifrunner chromosome 12, arahy.Tifrunner.gnm2.J5K5, whole genome shotgun sequence genomic DNA contains:
- the LOC112727393 gene encoding acidic endochitinase-like: MATLKWFSSILLFQLLQVSANSAGIAVYWGQNGGEGSLADACNTGNYQFVNIAFLSTFGNGQTPELNLAGHCTPDNGGCASIGNDIKTCQGKGIKVLLSLGGGAGSYSLSSTDDATQVANYLWNNFLGGSSNSRPLGDAVLDGIDFDIEAGGGQFWDQLAKNLNGFSQQKKVYLSAAPQCPYPDAHLDSAIQTGLFDYVWVQFYNNPPCNYASGNINSLVSAWNQWTGSQAKQVFLGVPASTAAAGSGYIPTDALTSQVLPAIENNAKYGGVMIWDRFNDVQNKYSDAIKGSV, translated from the coding sequence ATGGCAACCCTCAAATGGTTTTCATCCATATTGCTATTCCAACTGTTGCAAGTTTCAGCTAATTCTGCTGGAATTGCGGTCTACTGGGGCCAAAACGGTGGCGAAGGATCGCTAGCAGATGCTTGCAACACTGGGAACTACCAGTTTGTGAACATAGCGTTCTTGTCTACTTTCGGCAACGGCCAAACCCCGGAACTGAACCTTGCTGGCCACTGCACACCCGACAACGGCGGTTGCGCTTCCATAGGCAACGACATCAAGACATGCCAAGGGAAAGGCATAAAGGTACTCCTTTCCCTTGGTGGCGGTGCCGGCAGCTACTCCCTGAGCTCTACCGATGACGCCACACAGGTAGCAAACTACCTGTGGAACAATTTTCTTGGGGGATCGTCAAACTCAAGGCCGTTGGGTGATGCAGTGCTTGATGGCATCGACTTCGACATCGAAGCTGGTGGAGGACAGTTCTGGGATCAACTTGCAAAGAACCTCAACGGATTCAGCCAGCAGAAGAAGGTGTATCTTTCTGCGGCACCACAGTGTCCTTACCCTGATGCACATTTGGATTCTGCTATCCAAACCGGTTTATTTGACTATGTTTGGGTTCAGTTTTATAACAACCCTCCGTGCAATTATGCTAGTGGAAATATTAACAGTCTTGTTAGCGCGTGGAACCAGTGGACCGGAAGTCAGGCTAAGCAAGTGTTCTTGGGGGTGCCGGCTTCTACGGCCGCCGCGGGGAGTGGTTATATTCCCACGGATGCGCTCACTTCTCAGGTTCTTCCTGCTATCGAGAACAATGCCAAGTACGGTGGTGTCATGATTTGGGACAGATTCAACGATGTTCAGAACAAATACAGTGATGCCATTAAGGGAAgtgtttaa